In Sphingobacteriaceae bacterium, one genomic interval encodes:
- a CDS encoding PUR family DNA/RNA-binding protein — translation MSEDLEKNDRGDLFSKPVRAGKRTYFFDVKSTRGNDYYLTITESKKRFGEDGKFFYEKHKIFLYKEDFEKFVEGLNESIAHIKENAPLIENTPSSSESSDVNFEDLGN, via the coding sequence ATGTCGGAAGATTTAGAAAAAAATGATAGAGGCGATTTGTTCTCTAAACCTGTAAGAGCGGGAAAGCGTACTTATTTCTTTGATGTGAAGAGCACAAGAGGAAATGATTATTACCTAACCATTACCGAAAGCAAAAAGCGATTTGGCGAGGATGGTAAATTCTTTTACGAAAAACACAAAATTTTCCTTTATAAAGAAGATTTTGAAAAATTTGTAGAGGGTTTAAATGAGTCTATTGCTCATATTAAAGAAAATGCACCACTAATCGAGAATACTCCTTCATCATCTGAAAGTTCAGATGTAAATTTTGAAGACTTAGGTAATTAA
- a CDS encoding aminodeoxychorismate/anthranilate synthase component II, whose amino-acid sequence MHKIALIDNYDSFTFNLVHLLEKSGDVEVQVFLNDQVDLNTLGKFSNFVISPGPGIPSQAGIVPEFLRQFAKQKNILGVCLGHQAIGEYLHLKLRNLEAVFHGIATPIQHHSNHILFHNIPKQFIGGRYHSWVLDKNSITEDVIITAQDLAGEIMAIKHKTLNLHGVQFHPESILSEHGELLMKNWISTFT is encoded by the coding sequence ATGCATAAAATCGCGCTGATTGATAATTACGATAGTTTCACTTTTAATCTGGTTCATCTGCTGGAAAAAAGTGGCGATGTGGAAGTGCAGGTATTTTTAAATGACCAAGTAGATCTTAATACGCTAGGTAAATTTTCCAATTTTGTAATTTCTCCGGGTCCTGGAATTCCTAGTCAAGCCGGTATAGTTCCCGAGTTTCTCCGGCAATTTGCAAAACAAAAAAATATTTTGGGTGTTTGTCTGGGACATCAGGCTATTGGAGAATATCTGCACTTAAAACTTAGAAATTTAGAAGCTGTTTTTCATGGTATTGCTACACCCATTCAACACCACTCCAATCATATTCTCTTTCATAATATCCCCAAACAATTTATAGGCGGTCGATATCATAGTTGGGTACTTGATAAAAATTCAATAACAGAAGATGTAATCATTACCGCACAAGATCTAGCTGGAGAAATTATGGCCATCAAACACAAAACCTTAAATTTACATGGCGTACAGTTTCACCCCGAAAGTATTTTAAGTGAACACGGTGAACTATTAATGAAAAACTGGATAAGCACATTCACATGA